In Posidoniimonas polymericola, one genomic interval encodes:
- a CDS encoding PilN domain-containing protein, translating to MSTPSINLLPDAIVVRHEHRRQLRKWAPVWAGAFALLVGAQLFLQWRVEDAKVAVAELHDRVRPLYRITEQIESLKSSSAVLAASVSQRVLLEQADVPLATLHVVALTCQRNEIELDLFRFEDAGRVAARDPGETPAPSRDLILKGAAVSDVAVSQFIRDLKKSGLFTEVALESSQSSSGYAAERTFQIRCQWTPSAARPAVEGATS from the coding sequence GTGAGCACCCCATCGATCAACCTGCTGCCCGACGCGATCGTCGTCCGGCACGAGCACCGCCGCCAGCTCCGCAAATGGGCCCCGGTCTGGGCGGGGGCGTTCGCGCTGCTGGTCGGCGCACAGCTCTTCCTGCAGTGGCGCGTCGAGGACGCCAAGGTGGCCGTCGCGGAGCTGCACGACCGCGTCCGCCCGCTGTACCGCATCACCGAGCAAATTGAGTCGCTCAAGTCGTCGTCGGCGGTGCTGGCGGCCTCGGTCAGTCAGCGGGTCCTGCTCGAGCAGGCCGACGTGCCGCTCGCGACGCTCCACGTCGTGGCGTTGACCTGCCAGCGGAACGAGATCGAGCTGGACCTGTTCCGGTTTGAAGACGCGGGGCGTGTCGCCGCGCGCGACCCCGGCGAGACCCCTGCGCCCTCGCGCGACCTGATCCTCAAGGGCGCAGCGGTTTCCGATGTGGCGGTTTCTCAATTCATCCGCGACCTGAAAAAGAGCGGCCTGTTCACAGAAGTCGCCCTCGAGTCTTCTCAGAGCAGCAGCGGCTACGCGGCCGAGCGGACGTTCCAGATCCGCTGCCAGTGGACCCCGTCGGCGGCGCGACCCGCCGTAGAAGGAGCCACCTCATGA
- a CDS encoding type II secretion system F family protein: MSVAAPTDLAANASAGDARAAAFGPPARAGAAPPPGADAGPKPPEAAAAAPPRAVGGAITKREQVMFITQLAIMTRSGVDVADALRSISARAKRPALRAAMEELHELLQEGKCLSQALAAQAGRFDGVVIASVTAGEASGTLPEVLGRLGGLMRDELRTKAALRSVLSYPIVLTVVTFGVLTGMVFFVLPQFAGIYESSRAPTPVVTKLLLNGSSLLRAYWWLVALAAAGTCVAFWQVGRSTSGRRFFDNLCYSLPLLSSVCRSLSIGRAFRLQGVLLDSGVPLLEVLELTQQASRSTLMRELNHDMQQAVLVGKNMSSAMINSRCVPDGALEMVATAESNGQLAPVLQTVGEFFEGEGEQQLKELVKLAEPIIIVLLGIVVGGIVLAVMLPMLDLSSAGGR, encoded by the coding sequence ATGAGCGTCGCCGCTCCAACCGATCTCGCCGCCAACGCCTCTGCCGGGGACGCCCGCGCCGCTGCGTTCGGCCCCCCTGCGCGGGCCGGGGCTGCGCCGCCACCGGGCGCCGATGCGGGCCCCAAGCCGCCGGAAGCGGCTGCCGCCGCGCCGCCGCGGGCGGTGGGCGGGGCGATCACCAAGCGCGAGCAGGTGATGTTCATCACGCAGCTGGCCATCATGACCCGCTCGGGCGTCGACGTCGCGGACGCGCTGCGGAGCATCTCGGCCCGGGCCAAGCGTCCCGCGCTGCGGGCCGCCATGGAAGAGCTGCACGAGCTGCTGCAGGAGGGCAAGTGCCTGTCCCAGGCGTTGGCCGCCCAAGCGGGCCGGTTCGACGGGGTGGTGATCGCCTCGGTCACAGCCGGCGAGGCGTCCGGCACGCTCCCCGAGGTGCTTGGCCGGCTCGGCGGGCTGATGCGTGACGAGCTCCGCACCAAGGCGGCCCTCCGCTCGGTGCTCAGCTACCCAATCGTGCTGACGGTCGTGACGTTCGGCGTGCTGACCGGCATGGTGTTCTTTGTGCTGCCGCAGTTCGCCGGCATCTACGAGTCGTCGCGGGCCCCCACGCCGGTTGTCACCAAGCTGCTGCTGAACGGATCCTCGCTGCTCAGGGCCTACTGGTGGCTGGTCGCGTTGGCCGCCGCCGGGACGTGCGTCGCGTTCTGGCAGGTGGGCCGTTCGACCTCGGGGCGGCGGTTCTTCGACAACCTCTGCTACAGCCTGCCGCTGCTGTCGAGTGTGTGCCGGTCACTCTCGATCGGCCGCGCGTTCCGGCTGCAGGGCGTGCTGCTCGACAGCGGCGTGCCGCTGCTCGAGGTGCTGGAGCTCACCCAGCAGGCCTCACGCAGCACGCTGATGCGCGAGCTCAACCACGACATGCAGCAGGCGGTGCTGGTCGGCAAGAACATGTCGTCGGCGATGATCAATTCCCGCTGCGTGCCCGACGGCGCGCTCGAGATGGTCGCGACCGCCGAGTCCAACGGCCAGCTCGCGCCGGTCCTGCAAACGGTCGGCGAGTTCTTCGAAGGCGAGGGCGAGCAGCAGCTCAAGGAGCTCGTCAAGCTGGCCGAACCAATCATCATCGTGCTGCTCGGCATTGTCGTTGGCGGCATCGTCCTGGCGGTCATGCTGCCGATGCTCGACCTCTCGTCCGCGGGGGGTAGGTAG